The bacterium nucleotide sequence CTACTGCCGGAACGGGCATCTGAAAAGGGTGCTCGACAAGATGCTCGCAATGGTCAACGCGGGAAGGGGCATCTGCGATGCGCTCTCGCTATTCCCCGCGACGTTCAGCGAGTTTGAGCTTGCGATGGTTGATCTGGGCGAGAGCACAGGCAAGCTCGAGGTCGCGCTTGCGAACGTTTCTGAGAAGCTCAAGTCGGACTACAAGATCAAGCAGCAGGTGATCAGAGGCTTAGTGTGGTATGTGATCACGGCCGTCTTTGTGGTGTGCGTGAGCATTCTCCTTCAGAATATGGGGCATCCGACGCCAGTTCGCATCACGCTGCTGAGGCTCATCGCAGCAATGGTCTTGATAGTCGGCATCATTCTCGGCGTCAAGCTCATCAGGGCCACGCCGGGCCTGGGCGAGGCGTTCGACGCGGTAACGTGTGCAATCCCATTCCTCGGCAACGTCCGCAAGAAGGCGGCCCTGGCGAGATTCGCCACGGCCTTCTCCTACGCATACGCTTCCGGTAGCGACATCCAGAAGACGTTGAGGCTCGCTGGCGAGAGCTCCATGAACAGGCTTTTCGCCGCGGATGCCCGCCGAATAGCGAGCGACGTCAGAAGGGGAGACAGCCTCGCCGAAGCCTTCGATAGATCAAGGATCATGCCGCCGCTGCTGAAGCAGACCGTTGCTATGGGCGAGAAGACCGGCGACTTTGACCAGGCGATGATGAACATCACTGATTTCGCCAAGGATGAACTGAAAACGGCCAGCGAGATGATAATCCAGTTCTCGATCGCTCTGACGTTTCTCACTCTCGCGGTCTATGTATTCTTCCTTGCCCTAGGGTTTTATAGCGGTTATCTGAACAAGGGCCTGGAGATAATGAAACGCGCAAACCCGCACTCCCACCAATGAACGGCCGGAGGCGAGCCCAAGTCGCGCCTCGTAGGCTCGGGGCTTCAGAGTGTGCGATGATCTTTCGCGGGAGTATTCGCGATGT carries:
- a CDS encoding type II secretion system F family protein — encoded protein: MSSRNSYSVVLRRFFTPLLTGFTAKRRSLFFNDLRRYVASGVSYYDAITTMRRYCRNGHLKRVLDKMLAMVNAGRGICDALSLFPATFSEFELAMVDLGESTGKLEVALANVSEKLKSDYKIKQQVIRGLVWYVITAVFVVCVSILLQNMGHPTPVRITLLRLIAAMVLIVGIILGVKLIRATPGLGEAFDAVTCAIPFLGNVRKKAALARFATAFSYAYASGSDIQKTLRLAGESSMNRLFAADARRIASDVRRGDSLAEAFDRSRIMPPLLKQTVAMGEKTGDFDQAMMNITDFAKDELKTASEMIIQFSIALTFLTLAVYVFFLALGFYSGYLNKGLEIMKRANPHSHQ